One Mercurialis annua linkage group LG3, ddMerAnnu1.2, whole genome shotgun sequence DNA window includes the following coding sequences:
- the LOC126675470 gene encoding uncharacterized protein LOC126675470: MECLGDAYLNETMLRKADILDMDGELMNVKDRNCYLIKTSQPRRGKGRKAEIEDDCDEDEDNVSRELETENGQDEVVRDDVGIDQPREEEVRRPRKPKRRGAFEEEVLSLLNETKSRLTNIETSIEEIKREQRRSHRRWKACFGTLGAHDPSPPHTPES, encoded by the coding sequence ATGGAATGTTTGGGGGATGCGTATCTTAATGAAACTATGCTCCGTAAAGCCGACATTCTTGATATGGATGGAGAATTAATGAATGTAAAGGAccgaaattgttatttaattaaaactagcCAGCCGAGAAGAGGAAAGGGAAGAAAAGCAGAAATAGAAGATGACTGTGACGAAGATGAGGATAATGTAAGTAGAGAACTGGAAACCGAGAATGGTCAAGATGAGGTGGTGAGGGATGATGTCGGTATAGATCAACCAAGAGAGGAGGAAGTGAGGCGACCAAGAAAGCCGAAGCGAAGGGGAGCTTTTGAAGAGGAAGTACTTTCTTTGTTAAATGAAACAAAGTCGAGGTTGACTAATATTGAAACATCTATCGAAGAGATTAAAAGAGAACAACGAAGGTCACATCGCCGATGGAAGGCTTGTTTCGGCACCTTGGGAGCACATGATCCTTCACCTCCACATACACCGGAGAGTTAA